DNA from Doryrhamphus excisus isolate RoL2022-K1 chromosome 19, RoL_Dexc_1.0, whole genome shotgun sequence:
CAGCTGCTATGCTAATAGGGAGGAAGGCCCTGGCTGGAGGGAGGGTgagggaaaaggggggggggggtgcagagtAGCCAGCCTGTAGTAAAAGGATAGAGGAAGGAGGGGTCCTGGTGGGGGGGTGCAGGAGAGTGACCCCGCTCTTCCATCTCCATAGTCATGCCAGAGCAGCAGCAGACCTCCTGTTACACaaagggaccccccccccaacccccccccccccaacccccccaccccaagtcTTTGTCATTCAAATCCATTTTATACCCCAGTGGTAAAGGCAGCTGGAAGTGCAGGGTGGAAAGTAACCttacttctctctctctctctcgctctcgctgtgctttgtttgggacgccatacctacacacacctacacacacacacacacacacacacacttacacaacaacacacacacacctgtcctTGACTGCAGTTGCATTTCTTTGCATGGACAAACAAACTACTTATCTTGCTGACAAATGtggctcaaatatttgtttctttcttttttttttttttttactattcctTTTGCAAATCattattttcttgaaagaataataatataatataataatataattgaatcatataacaatataataattaaaaataatacagaatAATTCATAttgtacaaattaaaaaatagtagAAAAAACTGCACAAAATTGCATTGTTATGTGATTTAGtaggttttgtattttttattttaaaaaactttttaaagaaaaactcatactaaaaaagaaaattaaagaaaataaaattttcttgaaataaattTACGAGTAAATATAtacttgtaaaaaaattttcttaaaatgttattttaagaaaataaagaaaaaagaaaattaaagaaaataatttttgtaaaaaaatgtatttacgaGTAAATATATACCcgtaaatttttttcttaaaatttaattttctttaattttctttttttagtatgagttttctttaaaaaggttttttaaataaaaaatataaaacctactaaatcacataaaaaaatatatattttttctattattttttaatttgtacaaTATGAATCCttctgtattattttaatattatttattatatttattatataatttaattataatttattattttaatattatttattatataatatttatttatttttttaatacttaaTAGTAATATTCTTTATATTAAATTGTTCCACttttaaaaagtgcaactttgatgttttttaCTGTTATTGCTAATCATTGaaaaaattgccatttttatcaatttttataatataaaatttattccacttttataatataaatatgctgtttttttcctgacaaagtACTTTGCTGTTGAACTTTTATCGAAATAATCtaaagttttttttggaaaaatattgattttgttCACTAAAATGCATCTTACTCTTGAGAAAAGGGAtattttgatggaaaaaaaggtCAAAGCTAAAGTAAAAGCattttattactttaaatattttatatttttattactttattattatttttttattactttaaatCATGCCAAAAAGacaacttaaaaatatatatataataatttgggagaaatataatgtatttttcctgaaaaaagCATGTAGTGTGTCTGTATGTTGTGTGTTGGTGTCATGGATGGTGTCCTTGCTTTGACGTGCATGAGGATGAGCTTGcatcctggtgtgtgtgtgtgttgttggcaGTGTGTGTGTCGGCATGTTGCTTTGTGTCATCCTGCTAGCATGTTTGTACGTCTCTTTTAGTGAGATTTTAGAAGGGGGGGGTATAAGTGGGGGTGTTGGCAGGAAGGCATCCCCTTTCTCTCCTCTTGTGTTATTCAGGCCTGTGCAGTGTGACCCTGCGCCCCATCAGGGGAGCCATGTCCCATTTGACATCTGCCTGTTTGTTGGGCAGGGGagggaggatggggggggggggggggtcgcccATATGGAACTTCGAGCCCCCAATTcaccccacccctccccacCCATACACACATATGCCTCTTGCTACTTGCTGCCTTTTGTTTTCTGCTCGTCATTCCTGCGCATCCTGCACACCTGCAGACAGGTAGATGGGTAGACAGGTAGGTagatgaataaaatcataatattagaggaataaaatcataatattagaggaataaagtcataatattagaggaataaagtcataattatataagaataaagacataatataggaataaagtcataatattataggaataaagtcataatattataggaatagagtcatattattataggaataaagacataatataggaataaagtcataatattataggaataaagtcataacattatagGAATAGAGTCAtattattataggaataaagacataatataggaataaagtcataatattatcggaataaagtcataattatacaggaataaagtcatattattattggaataaagtcataatattataggaatatagTCACAGTATTATAGGAATATAGTCTTAATattgtaggaataaagtcataatattataggaatatagTCACAGTATTATAGGAATATAGTCTTAATattgtaggaataaagtcataacattaaaggaataaagtcataatattataggaataaagacataatataggaataaagacataatattataggaataaagacataatataggaataaagtcataatattataggaataaagtcataatattatcggaataaagtcataatattataggattaaagtcataatattataggaataaagtcataatattataggaataaagacataatataggaataaagacataatattataggaataaagacataatataggaataaagtcataatattataggaataaagtcataatattatcggaataaagtcataatattataggattaaagtcataatattataggaataaagtcataatattataggaataaagtcataatattataggattaaagtcataatattataggaataaagtcataatattataggaataaagacataatataggaataaagacataatattataggaataaagacataatataggaataaagtcataatattataggaataaagacataatataggaataaagtcataatattataggaataaagtcataatattatcggaataaagtcataatattataggattaaagtcataatattataggaataaagtcataatattataggaataaagacataatataggaataaagacataatattataggaataaagacataatataggaataaagtcataatattataggaataaagtcataatattatcggaataaagtcataatattatcggaataaagtcataatattataggaataaagtcataatattatcggaataaagtcataatattataggattaaagtcataatattataggaataaagtcataatattataggaataaagacataatataggaataaagacataatattataggaataaagacataatataggaataaagtcataatattataggaataaagtcataatattatcggaataaagtcataatattataggattaaagtcataatattataggaataaagtcataatatattgAAAGTAAAATTGCCATATATGatgaaagaaagtgaaagtgaaaatgagGCCAAGTGAGAGTAGTGAAGCATGCGAGCGTAATGAAGAGTCAGACTGCCATGCTGAGTACAACAAATTCCTACATGTTGGCAGGACTGCGCTAATATTGAAATCCTCTCTGCTTTTCATGAAAGCCAAACCGTTCACGGTGACCCCCATGGTGGGGGCCCCACCCCACTATTGGAAAAGCTGAGCTTCCCTAGCAGTCTTAGAGCAACCATCACTGGACGTGTGGATACGcctttagggtttagggtttagggttttggTTGATGGGGTCCAGTTCCTGACTCCTTAGGATTAGGCTGCCCATCTATTCATGCTGCCCAGCAGATCAATAGCCTGCAATGTCAATCAATACTACACACGCTTCCAACACCTCTTAGCCTGTTTTACTTCTGGCAACCAGCAGTTAACCagctacacacacgcacacacacacacacacacacacaccaaagtgCCCCACAATAGTCTGGCCAGGCGTTCGACTCCCTCACGCTTGTTAGGGGTCAATGATGGTCGGCCATTGATCTGACTGTGTCCTTTCTGCCACCTGGGGAATGGAATGTGCCGCCACCTCCATTGTGTCTGCTTGTGTCACTTTGTGGACGTACACaccccctgtgtgtgtgtgtgtgtgtgtgtgtgtgtatgtggaggGGTAGTTGAGGTCACTTGGTGAAGGGTCATTTGGTGAGAGATCTTATTTCACCTCCTCCACTACAGTACCTCCACTACTTGCTGGAAAAGCTTTTAGTAGTTTTTAGTAGTAATGACAAGGAtaaacatgcatgctaacattagcttagccGTCTTCTGAGTGCTACGTTACAATTTTCACGCACTTTCTCGTAGTTTTTTGTCGTTTTACTCTGTTTCCCGCAGTATTCTTTTGAAGCGATAAAAACTGAGCCGTAAAAACAGGACGTTTACCATTTTTAGcttgtttgttaaaaaaaagaaggaaaagccttttattgttttttagcGTTCTTTACTGAAAATCAACGCTAACAAAGGACAGACTTGTtaagtgttgtttttgtatgtgtattCCCCTCAAATAAAGTTCTATTAAAAAATagccaagttttttttaaaggacaaCAACATTTCGGTGCCAGCTAAACGACAACCTTTTGCCGACATTTTTTGGCAGTACTGTTTTGTGACGCAttaattaaaaagtgtttttaactAAATTCCGAGAACTATTTACCATTTTTATTGTCTAACCtccttcacttcctggttgctgtgaaAGCCTTTTATGATGAGAAGGTGACATCGCCACCTACTGGCCTGGCGTGTGCATGACAGCCTTTTTTCTCATCTTTGCAACGTATTTACCCGAAATCTCTTGGGCTACGACGTGGAAGCCGAACGTGACGTAAACATTGCAAAAGGCACGTGAACAAAACGGCGAGCTCAGCGCGTACGTACGTGAGCGGCATACGTACACGGCGTGCACACAAAGACAAGAAAGGAGCTTCATTCATTAGCCGCTGCTCTTTGTCaccatcctcttcctcttcatcctcctccagaCGCAGCACAGACCAGCCTGGAActcctggtaaaaaaaaaaagaaggactAATTGAAAACACTCGCAGCTTTTTCAACCTCTTCTTGCAGGACATAAATTCACACGCTAAAAGACCTCTGCCTTTTTTTATTATCGCATTCATTACACAAGCtaggatgctaacaatgctCATAGCTGGCGTACCAAGAGCTAGCATGCTATCAAtctgctaaagtgctaactccCAGTGTGATATTCAAAGATGCTAAAATACTAAAGCTAAAAAATCCCAACAATTTGGGAGAATCCCAACAAATTgcaaatgctaacaatgctaatagcTTGCATATTAACAGCTAGCAAGTACGGGATGCGCCAAGGCAATTCCATAGTGTTTTTACATCACACTTTGTAAATACATGCAATTTGATGTGCATTATacttaaaatgctaacatccaAACAAGCTAGCACTAAGTCCAAGACGCTTCTTTTGCTTTGAGCGACtgttgctaaagtgctaactccCAGTGTGATATTcaaagatgctaaaatgctaaagctagtgtCTAGCCAGATCGGTACTATGTAGGCTATAAAAACTCCCCAAATTTTGGGAGAATCCCAACAAATTGACGGAAGACGGTTCTTTAGTGTTCTTAAATCATGCCATGTAAATACATGCAATGTGTTATAATGAATATTGCTGGGGTGCTGACACGCtaggatgctaacaatgctCACAGCTGGCCTGCCAAGAGCTAGCGTGCTATCAACCTGCTTGGATGCATCGTGATACCATGGATGTTTAGCTTTGAGCGACtgttgctaaagtgctaactccCAGTGTGATATTcaaagatgctaaaatgctaaagctagtaTCTAGCCAGATTGGTACTATGTAGGCCATAAAAACTCCCCAAATTTTGGGAGAATCCCAACAAATTgcaaatgctaacaatgctaatcaCTTGCATGTTAACAGCTAGCAAGTACGGGACGCGCCAAGGCAATTTCATAGTGTTTTTCCATCACACTTTGTAAATACATGCAATTTGATGTGCATTATacttaaaatgctaacatccaAACAGTgagcatgctagcacatagcaagctAGCACTAAGTCCAAGACGGTTCTAGAAAGttcttacatcatgccatgtaagTACATGCAATGTGATATAATGAATATTGCTGGGGTGCCGACAAGCtaggatgctaacaatgctCACAGCTGGCGTGCTAAGAGCTAGTGTGCTATCAACCTGCTTGGATGCATCGTGATACCATGGATGTTTAGCTTTGAGCGACtgttgctaaagtgctaactccCAGTGTGATATTcaaagatgctaaaatgctCAAGTTAgtatcccaaaaaaaaaaactcccaaaatTTGGGGAGAATCCCGACAAATTgcaaatgctaacaatgctaatcaCTTGCATGTTAACAGCTAGCAAGTACGGGACATTcaaagatgctaaaatgctaaagctagtaTCTAGCCAGATAGGTACTATGTAGGCTATAAAACAATCAATTTGCTAAATCCAAATGCTAACATTCAAACAATGAGCATAGTAAGCTTAGTAAGCACATAGTAAGCTAGCACTAAGTCCAAGACAGTTCTAGAGTGTTCTTACGTCATGCcatgtaaatacatacatagcatgctagcaatctGCATCCATTCAAaatactaaaatgctaaagctagcatcTAACAAGATCGGTACTAAGCTACATAAAATCCAAACAGCTACCTATTTTTTAGAGAATCCCAAGAAAATGcatatgctaacaatgctacaaACCTAtaacacactttggacaccattacatttatagcaacagaGTTTTTTTGTGagcaaaatagctaaaatgctaacatcctaagagttagcatgctagcacaagATAGCCACCAAACCAAGTACCGAAAGCACCAATAAGGTTGTATAGTGTTCTTACATCATACAATGTTATATGAAGGAATTTGCTAAAGGGCTAACAATACATGCTATCATTGTTGTGATTCACCCAATGTTATTACTGTTGATTAGCAGCTTTTCCTTGCCAAATAGTGAGCCAACACTAAGAATTATTGTCTTAAgtgatgttgtgtgtgtgtgtgtgtttaggtggAAGGTGCTGGAAAGTTGTCCAAgatctcacttcctgtcagagtGCGTGGGAACTTGCACACAATAAGCTGTCACTCTCTCTCCTGCCGTCCACagattgtgtgtgcgtgtgtgcgtgtttgtttgCTGTCGCGGGCAGCGCCAGGTGATACGGGGGCCGCTACACGGAAGGTCACCGCCGTGATGTCACTTCCCCTTCCTCTCCGGATATTCCCAGCATTCTACCCGACACAAGCCGGTAACTCTGGGAACGACGAGCAGGAAGCGTGGCTCCTTCAGAGAAAGAGAGATTGAATCAAAACGTGCATCCATAAATGCACTTGCTGCGTGTTTTGCCAAACATTTAATGTTGCGTTTTTTTGCGGGATATAACGATCGCAAACGGACGTCCATTTACTTCAATTCTTGCAAAGCTCATATCACAAAGTCAAAGAGctgacaataaaaatatatttgtctttatttttttagagcATGGGAATCTTCACCAGAGCAGTGCATtactgccatctgctggtcattattattaatgcGTCACTGCATTAATAAGTCATCTGGATTTGCTTTATGTAATCATTACCATCAAGGTTtttataaatgttaaaaaaggttgttttgagAAATTCTGGAATatgttataattaatataatataatatttctatatttttgatactataaatttaataaaataataaataaaacaaataaaatttgatttgattgcGTTTGTGTACAAGGCACTTATATTTTATTACTGGAAATGAgtgttatgtgtttttttttcaaaaactctTATAAATCTGCaagttttgtgtttttactaTTAGTAATTTGATTATATTTATGGAtatgttttataaaataattcattttaaaaatgaaattgttTCACTGATATGTCTTGTCAATCTATGTGTAGGATCCGTCTATTTGTAGGTTTTTAAATCAGTTTgatgtaaacatatatatatatttttatcattataaaattatatattttgggggaaatatactttttttacaatttaaaaatttgtTACAATCTTTTAGAATTTCaaactatttttaaatatgGTAATGTCAAtgctttatgtatttttttcttgaattaaatacatttctggtgtagtttttgttgttttgttgtactgtgtgtgtgtgttattatagttaatattatattatagtgtatatatttgttatgtgtttttttttttcaaaaactctgcaagttttgtgtttttactaTTAGTAATTTGATTATATTTATGGAtatgttttataaaataattcattttaaaaatgaaattgttCCACTGATATGTAGGATCCGTCTATTAGTAGGTTTTTAGAATTTCaaactatttttaaatatgataaTGTTAAtgctttatgtattttttttcttgaattaaatacatttctggtgtagtttctgttgttttgttgtactgtgtgtgtgtgttattatagttaatattatattatagtgtatatatttgattaattgtgttatttttttaataccaaaaaagtaatttttaaatgaatctcattaaaaaatatgaaaataaatgtaaaaaaaaaaagctctatcCCTGCATATTTAGGTGAGTCGGGTGAAAAAGAGACAATGAATGGACTccctgtgtgtgttgtgatttaTTGTGGAGATATTCTTCCACATCTTCCCTCTTCTGAGTCAACATTCGGACTGGAGGAGAAGCTCATGTGCTTCCCGTCGGGGACGCGGTGCTTGCAGCGTCTTCTTCAagaaaaggtaagaaaaatgaatattagatgtattcatgtatttttgacTTGGTGACTTTGACGGGTTCCCACCTTCGGCGCCACAGTACTCATCGCACTCGGACTTGCTGTAGAACTTGTTTCCGTTGGTCTGGCAGAAGCCGGCCTTGTAGGGAACGCACACTCCCAGGTTGGAGTCAAAGGACCAGGTGAGGGGCTGACCCGTGCACGCCTCGGCCGCCAGGGGGAGCCGACACACcgctgggggcggggggggtgacGTCATGCAGTGAGAATGAACCTTTACTCGTCATACTcatgaaagtgtaaaaagaagccaagCGGTGCCGACCTGCAATGCGGCATCTCTGCAGGCACTCTTTCTCCGTCTGGAAGTTGTTTCCATTGCCCAAGCATCCTCCGTACTTGAAGAGCTGGCAGCTCAGCGAGGAGGAGTTGTAGAAGAAACGCTGGTGCATCCCGAAGCACGGCCCCGTCTCCGCTGGTAAAGTGCACGTCGCTACACCGCCAGGGAAGGAAGCCAGATGAGATGAGCACTGACAGTTGCTGGGACATGTCCATGTCTCCTAATGTGCACGTCTCCTACAACCTGTCCACGTCTCCTAAAACCTGTCTACGTCTCCTACTGTCCACGTCTCCTACTGTCCACGTCTCCTACTGTCCACGTCTCCTACTGTCCACGACTCCTACTGTCCACGACTCCTACGACCTGTCCACGTCTCCTATGACCTGTTCACATCTCCTACTGTCCGCGTCTCCTATGACCTGTCCACGTCTCCTACTGTCCAAGTCTCCTACTGTCCAAGTCTCCTACTGTCCAAGTCTCCTACTGTCCTCGTCTCCTACAACCTGTCCACGTCTCCTACAACCTGTCCACGTCTCCTACTGTCCACGTCTCCTACGACTTGTGCACGTCTCCTACGACCTGTCCCCGTCTCCTATGACCTGTTCACATCTCCTACTGTCCACGTCTCCTATGACCTGTCCACGTCTCCTACTGTCCACGTCTCCTACAACTTGTCCACGTCTCCTATAACCTGTCCATGTCTCCTACTGTCCACGTCTCTTCCAACCTGTCCACGTCTCCCACGACCTGTCCACGTCTCCTACGACCTGTTCACATCTCCTACTGTCCACATCTCCTATGACCTGTCCACGTCTCCTACTGTCCACGTCTCGTACAACCTGTCCATGTCTACTAATGTCCACGTCTCCTACGACCTGTCCACGTCTACTACTGTCCACGTCTCCTACGACCTGTCCACGTCTCTTACCACCTGTCCCCGTCTCCTACGACCTGTCCACGTCTCCTACGACCTGTCCACGTCTCCTACTGTCCAAGTCTCCTACTGTCCACGTCTCCTACAACCTGTCCCCGTCTCCTACGACCTGTCCACGTCTCCTACGACCTGTCCACGTCTCCGACGACCTGTCCATGTCTCCTACTGTCCAAGTGTCCTACTGTCCACGTCTCCTACAACCTGTCCACATCTCCTACCGGAGTCGTTGAAGTTCAGCGTGTCGTCACCAGAACCGTCCATGTCTGCAAGAGCCATCACCACGTCCCTTTTCACCCTCTgtaactcacacacacatgcagtgtacttatgtatactatactatactatactatactataccataccataccataccataccataccataccataccatatcataccatactatactatataagAAGATCAGGGAAGCACTAGTTTCTTATCATGGTCATATTTGACTACGATATTATTTATAACAATATGGCCACTAAGTACCTGAAGCTCAAGCTCAACTGTGGGCGCTGCCACCTTCTCGCCAGGGATGCAGTCACCTGAGGCCACATTGGAACAAGTCATGAAACACAGAAGCtgcttttaaatatgttttaaatcaaTCATGCATCATTGATATGTTTTGCCCTTGCGCCATGTAATGGACAAGCACTGACTGTCAAAGAGCACCACTGGTGGCACATGGGCTCCGCCTAGTGGTACTCAGGAGAAGTACAGATTTAAAGGAAAACTCATGATATTACAGACATACACCtttgtgaaataataaaaatagtaaataataagtaAAGTAAGTAatgagtaaaataaaataaaataatcacatcgaagacagctgggataggctccagcacccattgtgaggataagcagtaaaaaatgaatgaacatctgaAATACTaatgtttgatttaaaaaaaaaatactaaaattgcGTTTGCTTAAATTATGGAACTgtctgaaataaaataaaataaaatattgaatggAATTCTAGagttataaatatgaatattcatgTTTGATTCTAATTATAACAATTTTGGAgtcattgaaatattaatgttaaaatagaACAACACtagaatcaaatcaaataaaaatagatacaatattaattttaaatgaaaacaataaattaacaTTGTATTCAGTTCTGGAGccatatgaaatattaatgttcGATTcgtataaaacaaaataaaatacaattttatcaAATTCTGGtacatatgaaatattaatgcttaacttaaataataaaacaaattgaattgaattccgGTGTAAATGAAATGactgtttacaataaaataccattttattacattttgtagccatatgaaatatgaatgtttAAGTGAAAtactgaaatgaaaataaaatggtgTAAAAGTGTGGTCACAGGTTTTGATACAGGAAGCATGTACCATGGACTCCATCATCATCCATAATTATGAAGTATGAAGTATGACGACAATACCTTTGTTGCTTTTAATGACAATGGTGTCGTCCGTCATGCCCTGCTCTCTGACCA
Protein-coding regions in this window:
- the LOC131107550 gene encoding protein AMBP-like isoform X1 → MQKAVVLLPLLVLVGTWTTQALPIAVEPLYPTQENFDLTRFLGTWHDVAEATTCPHIQHHRSQSAIGKLLLQRGTSNDKLEMFRTKLKHGSCQESSGEYRLTATPGRFNYYVEKWATDVDAYVVHTNYDEYAIIISVKEKPPGHNVTTVKLFSRSMEVRDTVMDDFKTLVREQGMTDDTIVIKSNKGDCIPGEKVAAPTVELELQRVKRDVVMALADMDGSGDDTLNFNDSATCTLPAETGPCFGMHQRFFYNSSSLSCQLFKYGGCLGNGNNFQTEKECLQRCRIAAVCRLPLAAEACTGQPLTWSFDSNLGVCVPYKAGFCQTNGNKFYSKSECDEYCGAEEDAASTASPTGST
- the LOC131107550 gene encoding protein AMBP-like isoform X2, with the translated sequence MQKAVVLLPLLVLVGTWTTQALPIAVEPLYPTQENFDLTRFLGTWHDVAEATTCPHIQHHRSQSAIGKLLLQRGTSNDKLEMFRTKLKHGSCQESSGEYRLTATPGRFNYYVEKWATDVDAYVVHTNYDEYAIIISVKEKPPGHNVTTVKLFSRSMEVRDTVMDDFKTLVREQGMTDDTIVIKSNKGDCIPGEKVAAPTVELELQRVKRDVVMALADMDGSGDDTLNFNDSATCTLPAETGPCFGMHQRFFYNSSSLSCQLFKYGGCLGNGNNFQTEKECLQRCRIAAVCRLPLAAEACTGQPLTWSFDSNLGVCVPYKAGFCQTNGNKFYSKSECDEYCGAEDAASTASPTGST